Below is a window of Myroides profundi DNA.
GAGCGAAAAGATCACAAGTAGAAGAATATTTAGATTTCTATAATGGTCCTGGAGTACAACATATCGCGGTAGCTACTGATGATATCATCAAGACTGTAGCTGCTATGAAAGAAAGAGGTGTTGAGTTTTTATCTGCTCCACCACAAGCATATTATGATATGATTCCTGCTCGACTAGGGGTACATATGGATATGATGAAAGAAGATATCAAAGAACTTCAGAAGCTCGGTATCATGATTGATGCAGATGAAGAAGGGTATTTATTACAGATATTTACGAAGCCAGTAGAGGATAGACCGACTTTATTCTTCGAAATTATTCAGAGAATGGGAGCTAGAGGATTTGGTGCAGGTAACTTTAAGGCATTATTTGAGTCAATAGAGCGTGAACAAGAGAAAAGGGGAACGCTTTAAGATTCAGTTAATTAAATATTAAAACAGGTCTTTTAGAGAGCTGTTTGGTTAAATAAAAGTTAAAAACCAATTAGGATGGTAATAGTCCGTAAAAAGCTATACATTTGCACTCGCAAAAATAAGGTCGTCATAAGCTTTATTTGAGTGTAATAAATTTTTCATAATTTATAGTTTTTTGGTTGGTTAATAGCATAAAAACTCAGTCATTTCTTTGGCTGGGTTTTTTTGTTTGCTATTTTTGAATAAAAAACAACCAATATGAAAAAGAATCTTCTAATATTACTTGTGTTTATATTTTCCACAAGTTTTCTGTACTCACAATCTTCTGTGAAGGCTTTTGATAAAGGTGAACTCCTGAAATTTAGAATTAGTTATGGGTTGTTAAATGCTGGTATCGCTACTTTGCGTTTGACAGATACTGTGCAGAATGGTGTCCCTGTCTATCATGCTAAAGGAATTGGCTATACTACAGGTGTGCCTAAAATGTTTTTTAAAGTATATGATAACTACGAGAGTTATTTTGAAAAGAAAGAGGTGATTCCTCATCGTTTTATTCGAAAAATAGATGAAGGTGGCTATACGAAGGACCAAGAAGGCTGGTTTAACTACAAGAATATGAAAGTCACTGTAAAGGATTATGAGAAGAAGACAGAGAAGCAATTTACGGTTACTAAAAATGTGCAAGATATAGTGTCTTCTTTCTATTATTTACGTAAATATCCTGGGTTAAATGATCTGAAAGTAGGTGAGTCTGTAGAGATAGATATGTTCTTCGATGGAGAAATATTTAAATTTAAATTAAAATATCTAGGAGAGGAAGTTTTAAAGACAAATTTTGGTAAATTGAAAACTTTAAAGTTTCGTCCTTATGTGATGGCTGGTCGTGTGTTTAAAGAGAAAGAAAGTTTGACAGTATGGGTAAGTGCAGATGCAAATAAAGTACCTGTTCGAATCAAAGCGAGTCTTGCGGTGGGTTCTCTTAAGGCTGATTTAGAGGAATATAAGAATTTAGTAACGAAGCTAGAGTTCGTAAAGTAAATAGTTAACAGAAGTATGATCGATAAAAAATTCTCTGAGGTTGTGGATCGCTTTAATGATTTAGGAATTAAAGCAGAGACTCAAATAGAAGGCATGTTATATGCTAAACCTATTACGTATTGGGATTATATCCAAACAGATGCATTGCTGAATCTCCAAACTCAGAGAACTGTCTTGCCCGATGAGATGGTTTTTATTATGTATCATCAAGTAAATGAACTATTGTTTAAAATGATACTGTGGGAATTGAATCAAGTAAGTGAGTGTAGTGATGAAAGCCTAACAGTGGAGTTTTTTAAAGAGCGATTAGCTAGAATAAGTCGTTATTTTGATATGCTTACGTCTTCATTTACGATTATGAAGGACGGGATGGAAGTGGAGCAATATTTAAAATTTAGAAATACGTTAGCCCCAGCAAGTGGGTTTCAGAGTAGTCAGTATCGATTAATTGAGTTTGGTTGTACAGATTGGATTAATTTAATTGATAAGAGATTTGTAAAAGATTTACCGCAAAATATTTCTGAAAAAGAGGCGTTAGAATATATGTATTGGCAGGCAGCTGGTAAGGATTATAAGACAGGAGAGAAATCATATCTATTGAAAGAGTTTGAGAATAGGTATTGTAAAACTTTTGTTAAAGCCATGAAAGATTATGAAAAAACAAATTTATGGCAGAAATTTGTGAAATTACCCCTAGAAGCCAAATCAGATAAGGGGTTAATAGAAGCAATGCGTCATTTCGATAAAACAGTTAATGTTGTATGGGTAATGGGGCACTATGAAGCTGCACTTAAGTATCTTGAAAGTAATCCAGGAGAGACAAAAGAAGCTACTGGAGGAAGTGATTGGAAAAAGTATATGCTGCCACAATATCAGAAGCGCATATTTTTTCCAGATTTGTGGAGTGAAGAAGAGAAAGCTAATTGGGGGAAATAGTTAAGGAGAAGAAGTTGAAAATAAAGATATTTTAGAGTTTTGAAGCAATTTATTTATAGTGTACTAATCGCTACAGCGCTTATTTCATGTAAAAAAACGGAAGAGATCACTATAGAGACTCAACCAGAACAGGAACATGTAGAAGAAATTGTAGGTGAATTATATGGTTTTGATTTAAAGGATTACATTTTAGTAGAAGATACTATTCGAAGTGGAGATAATATTGGGAAGATTTTTGGGGATAATAATATTGGTTCTACTGAAGTTCATAATATAGTTACTCAAGTAAAGGATACATTCAATGTACGTAATATTCGTGTTGGTCAACCTTATGCTTTAGTTAAGTATAGAAAGGAACAAGAGAAGTTAGCGGCATTTATCTATCATCCTAATATCTCAGGATACCAAGTGATAGATTTGCGCGACTCTGTGAGTGCATATACGATAACATATCCAGTAACTATAAAAAGAAGAACAGTTGCTTCCAAAATAGAAGGATCGCTTTCGTTAAGTTTAGGTAAAGAAGGTGTTGATCAGTCATTAGCAACTAAAATGTCACAGATCTTTGCATGGTCTATTGACTTCTTTAAATTGCAACCAGAAGATCGTTTTGCCTTTACCATTGAAGAAAAGTATATTAATGATACTATTTATCTAGGAGTATCTAAAATAGATGCTGCTTATTTTAGATATAGAGGAAAGGATTTGTATTCTTTTCCTTACAAAAGACAGGATTCAAAATCAACTGAATATTTTGATGAAGAAGGGCGACCAATGAAGAGTATGTTCTTAAAGGCTCCATTGAAGTTCTTTAGAATTACTTCTAAATATTCTAAGAATCGTTTTCACCCTGTACAGAAGAAGTGGAAGTCTCATAATGGAACTGATTATGCAGCGCCTACAGGGACTCCAATTATGACTACTGCATCTGGTGTAGTTGAAAGAGCTGGATATACGGCAGGAAATGGTAACTTTGTAAAAGTAAAACACAATGGAACATATTCTACTCAATATTTACATATGTCCAAAATACTTGTAAAAGTTGGACAAAGAGTAGATCAGGGACAGACAATAGGACTTGTAGGAAGTACAGGTCTAGCGACTGGACCACACGTATGTTACCGTTTTTGGAAAAACGGGGTACAGGTAGATCCATTGAGTCAATCTTTACCTAACTCTGTGCCAATGGAAAAGAGAGATTTGCCAGCATTTAAGGAGTATATTACACCACTTAAAGCTGAATTAGATAAAGCATTAAACGAAAAATTTAAAGGAGAATAAAAGTTAGTTAGTTGTTGAGATGTTAGAGAGTATAAATCCTTCTGGAACTTTAGCTTGGAAAAAGCTTAGGGAGCATTATGGTCAAATGGAATTTGTTCAGATGCAAGAGTTGTTTGCCAAAGATCCTGAAAGAGCTAATAAAATGAATATTCAATGGGAGGATTTTCTATTAGATTATTCAAAGAATAAGATTACAGAAGAGACCATATCGCTATTATTAGAACTTGCAAATGAGTTGAACCTAAAAGATGCAATTCAAGCAATGTATAATGGAGGAATTATTAATGCAACTGAGAAAAGAGCTGTGTTGCATACAGCCTTAAGAGATTTGTCAGATAATTCATCTGTTATAGTAAATGGAGAAAATGTTCTAACAGAGATACAAGAGACTCGTGAGCGTATTAAAGCGTTTACGGCTAAAGTATTAGACGGTAGCTATACTTCTTATTCTGGTAAGAAATTTACGGATGTAATTAATGTTGGTATCGGAGGGTCTGACTTAGGGCCTAAGATGGTTGTTCATGCATTAGCAAATTATCGTACAGAATTAGGAATGCATTATATCTCTAATATTGATGATGATTATCTGCAGTCTGTATTAAATAAACTTAATCCAGAGACTACTTTAGTTCTGATTGTTTCTAAGACATTTACTACTCAGGAGACAATAGAAAATGCAAAGAAAATAAAGTATTGGTTAGAGAGTAGTTTAGGGAAGGTCGATTTGAGCTCACACTATGTAGGTGTGTCTGTCGCTATAGAAGAAGCAATGAGCTTTGGTGTGAAACGCGAGAATATTTATCCTATGTGGGACTTTGTAGGAGGAAGGTTTTCTCTGTGGAGTGCTGTTGGGATTTCTATTGCTTTAGCTGTCGGTTATGATCATTTTGAACAACTTCTAGATGGTGCTCATACAATGGATAAGCATTTTAAAGAGGCTGATTTTAAAGAGAACTTACCTGTTTTAATGGCTCTTCTAAGTGTATGGTATAATAATTTCTATGGATATGAGACAGAAGCAGTTGTTCCTTATAGTCAATTACTAGGTAAATTACCTGCTCATTTACAGCAGATGATTATGGAAAGTAACGGAAAGAATAAAGACAGGAATGGTAATCCTGTTAATTATCAAACTGGGACTTTAATTTGGGGAGAGGTAGGAGTTTCGGCTCAACATGCGTTCTTTCAACTTTTTCATCAAGGAACTAAGGTGATTCCTATTGATTTTATTGGTTTTGTAAATCCGCATTTTAAAGAGAGTACTAATCACGATATATTGATGTCTAACTTCTTTGGTCAAAGCGAAGCTCTATTAAAGGGTAAGATAGGAGAAGAGTATGAAAGTGATGGAGGGCCTTTTTTAAGTAACTTTAGAGAGTTTTGTGGTAATAAACCATCAAATACAATCTTAATAAACAAATTAACCCCTAAAAGTTTAGGTGAGTTAATCGCACTATATGAACATAAGACGTTCGTTCAAGGTGTAATTTGGAATATTTATAGCTTTGATCAGTTCGGTGTAGAGTACGGAAAGATTTTGGCAAAGAATATACAAAATGAAATTAAATCTAAAAATATATGTGAACATGATAGTTCAACAGCCTTTTTATTGCGTTATTTTGTAAAAAATAGAGTTGTAGAATAAGTCTAAATAGTGATAAAACGTTAATTTTAATGTTTTGGTAACATTGAGTATGGATGTTTTTGTACATTTGTTGCGAAAATAATTTTATCACTTACACTTACAAAATGAAAAACTTGAAGAACTGGATGCTGATGATGGTAATGGTATTTACCTCAGTATCTGCACTTTCACAAAACAAAATTACTGGTGTTGTTGTGGATGGTGAATTCCAATCGGGATTACCTGGAGCAGCAATCATAGTAAAAGGAACACTGAACGGGGCATCATCTGATATGGATGGTAAGTTCGAGCTGAATGTTTCTGAGGATAAAGGAGAAGTTGTTATCTCTTTTATTGGATATCAGTCTAAGACTGTAGCTTTCAAAGTTGGCGCTGATAAGAAAGTAGATCTTGGGACTGTAGTACTTGCTGCTGACCAGAATATGTTAGATGACATCGTT
It encodes the following:
- a CDS encoding tryptophan 2,3-dioxygenase family protein, yielding MIDKKFSEVVDRFNDLGIKAETQIEGMLYAKPITYWDYIQTDALLNLQTQRTVLPDEMVFIMYHQVNELLFKMILWELNQVSECSDESLTVEFFKERLARISRYFDMLTSSFTIMKDGMEVEQYLKFRNTLAPASGFQSSQYRLIEFGCTDWINLIDKRFVKDLPQNISEKEALEYMYWQAAGKDYKTGEKSYLLKEFENRYCKTFVKAMKDYEKTNLWQKFVKLPLEAKSDKGLIEAMRHFDKTVNVVWVMGHYEAALKYLESNPGETKEATGGSDWKKYMLPQYQKRIFFPDLWSEEEKANWGK
- the pgi gene encoding glucose-6-phosphate isomerase, whose translation is MLESINPSGTLAWKKLREHYGQMEFVQMQELFAKDPERANKMNIQWEDFLLDYSKNKITEETISLLLELANELNLKDAIQAMYNGGIINATEKRAVLHTALRDLSDNSSVIVNGENVLTEIQETRERIKAFTAKVLDGSYTSYSGKKFTDVINVGIGGSDLGPKMVVHALANYRTELGMHYISNIDDDYLQSVLNKLNPETTLVLIVSKTFTTQETIENAKKIKYWLESSLGKVDLSSHYVGVSVAIEEAMSFGVKRENIYPMWDFVGGRFSLWSAVGISIALAVGYDHFEQLLDGAHTMDKHFKEADFKENLPVLMALLSVWYNNFYGYETEAVVPYSQLLGKLPAHLQQMIMESNGKNKDRNGNPVNYQTGTLIWGEVGVSAQHAFFQLFHQGTKVIPIDFIGFVNPHFKESTNHDILMSNFFGQSEALLKGKIGEEYESDGGPFLSNFREFCGNKPSNTILINKLTPKSLGELIALYEHKTFVQGVIWNIYSFDQFGVEYGKILAKNIQNEIKSKNICEHDSSTAFLLRYFVKNRVVE
- a CDS encoding M23 family metallopeptidase, whose product is MKQFIYSVLIATALISCKKTEEITIETQPEQEHVEEIVGELYGFDLKDYILVEDTIRSGDNIGKIFGDNNIGSTEVHNIVTQVKDTFNVRNIRVGQPYALVKYRKEQEKLAAFIYHPNISGYQVIDLRDSVSAYTITYPVTIKRRTVASKIEGSLSLSLGKEGVDQSLATKMSQIFAWSIDFFKLQPEDRFAFTIEEKYINDTIYLGVSKIDAAYFRYRGKDLYSFPYKRQDSKSTEYFDEEGRPMKSMFLKAPLKFFRITSKYSKNRFHPVQKKWKSHNGTDYAAPTGTPIMTTASGVVERAGYTAGNGNFVKVKHNGTYSTQYLHMSKILVKVGQRVDQGQTIGLVGSTGLATGPHVCYRFWKNGVQVDPLSQSLPNSVPMEKRDLPAFKEYITPLKAELDKALNEKFKGE
- a CDS encoding DUF3108 domain-containing protein, with translation MKKNLLILLVFIFSTSFLYSQSSVKAFDKGELLKFRISYGLLNAGIATLRLTDTVQNGVPVYHAKGIGYTTGVPKMFFKVYDNYESYFEKKEVIPHRFIRKIDEGGYTKDQEGWFNYKNMKVTVKDYEKKTEKQFTVTKNVQDIVSSFYYLRKYPGLNDLKVGESVEIDMFFDGEIFKFKLKYLGEEVLKTNFGKLKTLKFRPYVMAGRVFKEKESLTVWVSADANKVPVRIKASLAVGSLKADLEEYKNLVTKLEFVK